The proteins below come from a single Rhodococcus sp. WMMA185 genomic window:
- a CDS encoding dihydroorotase, producing MSNPSLLITNARVVRPGADAPEEGEFVDLLIEDGKFSRIDPNITAAEADVVVDASGKVAFPGVVDAHQHWGIYNPLGEDAETESRACAQGGVTTSLSYMRTGQYYMNTGGPYADVFPQVLAATRGRPYVDYAYHLAPMSREHIGEIPSLITDHGVTSFKIFMFYGSHGLHGRSTDQSEFLMTPEGERYDLAHFEFVMRGIQAAREQLSDKADHISLSLHCETAEIMSAYTKMVEEEGKLTGLAAYSASRPPHSEGLAITIASFLADETALPNINLLHLSSRKAMTAAMRMAKAFPHVDFRREVTIGHLLADIDTAHGLGGKVNPPLRPRDDVEALWEHLLAGNLDWVVSDHACCKDEKKFAEDRGDVFAAKSGFGGAEYLLPGLVSEGRKRGLSWRRIAQLTSLNPARRYGLPGKGDIAVGMDADIALVDPNCNWTVRSEDSESTQEYTPFEGFELGAKVTDTFVRGRRVLTEGVVTGEPAGRYLHRPYK from the coding sequence ATGTCGAATCCGTCGTTGCTGATCACCAATGCGAGAGTGGTCCGACCCGGCGCCGATGCGCCCGAGGAGGGGGAGTTCGTCGATCTGCTGATCGAAGACGGCAAGTTCAGCCGCATCGACCCGAACATCACCGCCGCTGAAGCCGATGTCGTCGTCGATGCCTCCGGAAAGGTGGCATTTCCGGGCGTGGTAGACGCGCACCAGCACTGGGGCATCTACAACCCACTAGGCGAGGACGCCGAGACCGAGTCCCGGGCGTGCGCGCAGGGCGGCGTCACCACGTCCCTGTCGTACATGCGGACCGGGCAGTACTACATGAACACCGGTGGCCCGTACGCAGACGTATTCCCCCAGGTCCTCGCGGCGACTCGCGGCCGCCCGTACGTCGACTACGCGTACCACCTCGCGCCGATGTCTCGCGAGCACATTGGCGAAATCCCATCACTCATCACTGATCACGGCGTGACGTCGTTCAAGATCTTCATGTTCTACGGCAGCCACGGGCTGCATGGGCGATCGACCGATCAGAGCGAGTTCCTCATGACACCCGAGGGAGAGCGCTACGACCTCGCGCACTTCGAGTTCGTCATGCGCGGTATTCAGGCTGCGCGTGAGCAGTTGAGCGACAAGGCTGATCACATCTCGTTGTCTCTGCACTGCGAGACCGCCGAGATCATGAGCGCCTACACCAAGATGGTCGAGGAGGAAGGCAAGCTGACGGGCCTCGCCGCGTACAGTGCGTCGCGCCCACCGCATTCGGAGGGGCTCGCCATCACCATCGCGTCTTTCCTTGCGGACGAGACTGCGCTGCCGAATATCAATCTGCTGCACCTGTCTTCGCGAAAGGCGATGACTGCTGCGATGCGAATGGCCAAGGCCTTTCCACACGTCGACTTCCGTCGTGAGGTGACCATCGGCCATCTGCTGGCCGACATCGATACCGCGCACGGCCTCGGTGGAAAGGTGAATCCCCCGCTGCGGCCCCGTGACGACGTCGAAGCGCTGTGGGAGCACTTGCTTGCAGGCAACCTCGACTGGGTTGTCAGCGACCATGCTTGCTGCAAGGACGAGAAGAAATTCGCCGAAGATCGCGGTGACGTCTTCGCCGCCAAATCTGGTTTCGGCGGCGCGGAATACCTGCTTCCCGGGTTGGTCAGCGAAGGACGCAAGCGTGGCCTGAGCTGGCGACGCATCGCTCAGCTGACGTCGCTGAACCCCGCCCGCCGCTACGGCCTCCCTGGCAAGGGGGACATTGCTGTCGGCATGGATGCAGATATCGCACTCGTCGACCCGAACTGCAATTGGACCGTACGGAGCGAGGATTCGGAATCAACTCAGGAGTACACGCCATTCGAGGGATTCGAGCTCGGGGCCAAAGTCACCGACACCTTCGTTCGGGGCCGGCGGGTGCTGACCGAGGGTGTGGTCACCGGTGAGCCCGCCGGCCGCTACCTGCACCGGCCGTACAAGTGA
- a CDS encoding SDR family NAD(P)-dependent oxidoreductase has protein sequence MTRFDLSGKKALVTGGAQGLGEGFALALAEAGADVVVSDVQDDRGKESAARLAKVGRRTGFVHHDVTVEDDWKNAVATTIDLLGGLDVLVNNAGSEITGLLAAFDPDDWRRMFDINVVGTGLGIKHAFAAMSPGGPAGAGGVVINVSSVAATIAYPALAGYSASKSAVDRLTRVAARESGQLGYGVRVNCIYPGLVPTEMGNRLAGDMVEIGLGESVEHVVGNVVEQTPSGRLGAVDDMTGAVVFLASDAAAFVNGAGLPVDGGMGM, from the coding sequence GTGACTCGATTCGACCTATCAGGAAAGAAAGCTCTGGTCACTGGGGGTGCCCAAGGATTGGGAGAGGGCTTCGCCCTCGCCCTCGCCGAGGCGGGTGCCGACGTTGTCGTCAGTGACGTACAGGACGACCGCGGTAAGGAGTCCGCCGCGCGGCTCGCGAAGGTAGGCAGACGCACCGGATTCGTACATCACGACGTAACCGTGGAAGACGACTGGAAGAACGCGGTCGCCACGACGATCGACCTGTTGGGCGGCCTTGATGTCCTTGTCAACAACGCGGGTTCGGAGATCACCGGCCTGCTGGCAGCCTTCGATCCCGACGACTGGCGTCGGATGTTCGACATCAATGTCGTCGGCACCGGCCTGGGTATAAAACACGCCTTCGCGGCGATGTCGCCTGGAGGACCGGCAGGTGCGGGCGGGGTCGTGATCAACGTGTCCTCGGTGGCCGCAACCATCGCATATCCCGCACTCGCCGGTTATTCGGCGTCGAAGTCTGCGGTCGATCGGCTCACTCGTGTAGCGGCTCGCGAATCCGGTCAGCTCGGTTACGGGGTGCGCGTGAACTGCATCTACCCCGGTCTCGTGCCGACAGAGATGGGTAACCGGCTCGCGGGCGACATGGTCGAGATCGGATTGGGGGAGTCCGTTGAACACGTAGTGGGCAATGTGGTCGAGCAGACGCCGTCGGGTCGGCTCGGTGCGGTAGACGATATGACCGGTGCAGTGGTGTTCCTTGCCTCCGATGCCGCTGCGTTCGTCAACGGGGCAGGCCTACCCGTCGACGGTGGCATGGGCATGTAG
- a CDS encoding ABC transporter ATP-binding protein: MMLEVDNLHAGYRRLEILHGLHLTIDKCEIVSLIGANGAGKTTTLRALSGLVSATGGRIMLDGTDIRGLRADRIVKAGLVHVAQDRALFGSLPVSENLEMGAYTQKRSSVRDSLEQVFDLFPILAERRGQRADTMSGGQQQMLAIGRAMMARPRLLTLDEPSVGLSPKLAADVLEAIVRIRDNGVTVLIVEQNAAQALAISDRAYVIESGSIVLSGTGSELGSDDRVKAAYLGIETDPGL, encoded by the coding sequence ATGATGCTCGAAGTCGACAACCTCCACGCCGGCTACCGGCGTCTCGAGATTCTCCACGGACTCCACTTGACCATCGACAAGTGTGAGATCGTATCGCTCATCGGCGCCAATGGCGCGGGCAAGACGACGACTCTTCGTGCGCTGTCCGGCCTGGTGAGTGCGACCGGTGGTCGGATCATGCTGGACGGAACCGACATTCGTGGACTGCGTGCCGACCGTATCGTCAAGGCCGGCCTGGTCCACGTGGCTCAGGACCGAGCGTTGTTCGGCAGTCTTCCGGTGTCCGAGAACCTCGAGATGGGGGCGTATACCCAGAAGCGGAGCTCCGTGCGCGACTCACTCGAGCAAGTCTTCGATCTGTTTCCGATTCTTGCCGAGCGTCGGGGGCAGCGCGCCGACACCATGTCCGGAGGACAGCAGCAGATGCTTGCCATCGGTCGCGCGATGATGGCCCGCCCTCGTTTGCTCACGCTCGACGAGCCATCGGTGGGGTTGTCCCCGAAACTGGCCGCCGACGTTCTCGAAGCGATCGTACGGATTCGGGACAACGGAGTGACCGTCCTCATCGTGGAGCAGAATGCCGCCCAGGCGCTCGCCATCTCCGACCGCGCCTATGTGATCGAGAGTGGCTCGATCGTACTGTCCGGCACCGGTTCCGAACTCGGAAGCGATGACCGAGTAAAAGCCGCCTATCTGGGCATCGAAACAGACCCCGGCCTTTGA
- a CDS encoding branched-chain amino acid ABC transporter permease: MSVASAATASSESGRTAPRVSPGLAVGLTCVLMLTVIYFFGDQDQALITQAVVSGLLLGGVYALISVGLTLIFGVLGIVNFAQGAMLTMAMYIVYALSTTGLPVYAATIVAVPLMFVFGMIVQSTLLTKLTISGSHEGPLLVTLGLSLLIVNVLLMIFGGRPLSVEVPVEGTVSIFGSVASWPRVLAFIGAAIVAVALKLVLERTPLGLSIRAVASNSEGAKLVGVDVGRVYAFTFGIGAACVAVAGGLMTPFTSLTPSVGEQFTILAFVIVVLGGLGSVIGAVVGGLVIGLVQTVGAIYLPGTGSLILVFAVFILVLFLRPEGLYGVRR; this comes from the coding sequence GTGAGCGTCGCATCAGCGGCCACCGCGTCTTCGGAGAGTGGGCGGACCGCGCCGAGGGTCAGTCCTGGACTGGCGGTCGGCCTGACATGTGTCCTGATGCTAACGGTCATCTACTTCTTCGGAGACCAAGATCAGGCGCTCATCACGCAGGCTGTGGTATCCGGGCTCTTGCTCGGCGGTGTCTACGCGCTGATCTCGGTGGGGTTGACCTTGATCTTCGGTGTTCTAGGGATCGTGAACTTCGCGCAGGGCGCCATGCTGACCATGGCCATGTACATCGTGTACGCGCTCTCGACGACAGGGCTGCCCGTGTACGCGGCGACCATCGTTGCCGTCCCCTTGATGTTCGTGTTCGGCATGATCGTGCAGTCGACGCTGCTCACCAAGCTCACGATCAGTGGTAGTCACGAGGGCCCACTGCTGGTCACGCTCGGACTGTCCCTACTGATCGTCAACGTGCTCTTGATGATCTTCGGCGGCCGACCCTTGTCGGTCGAGGTGCCCGTCGAGGGAACGGTGTCCATCTTCGGTTCCGTCGCGTCGTGGCCGCGCGTGCTGGCGTTCATCGGAGCGGCAATCGTCGCGGTGGCACTGAAGTTAGTACTCGAACGCACACCTCTCGGGCTGTCGATCCGGGCTGTGGCCTCGAACTCCGAAGGTGCCAAACTTGTCGGCGTCGACGTCGGCAGGGTGTACGCCTTCACCTTCGGTATCGGGGCAGCCTGTGTTGCCGTCGCGGGTGGTTTGATGACGCCGTTCACCAGTCTCACGCCCTCAGTGGGAGAGCAGTTCACCATCCTGGCGTTCGTGATTGTGGTGCTCGGAGGGCTCGGAAGTGTGATCGGTGCCGTGGTAGGTGGTCTGGTGATCGGCCTCGTACAAACCGTCGGTGCCATTTATCTTCCCGGAACAGGTTCTCTCATATTGGTTTTCGCAGTCTTCATCCTTGTCTTGTTCCTCAGACCCGAAGGTTTGTACGGAGTCCGCAGATGA
- a CDS encoding DUF5938 domain-containing protein — MTTKPVVVYGASGYTGRLVCEYLREYNIPFVAAGRDANRIKEALLQVPGVDSIEHDIVEVEHTPAALTELFTGARVVCNMVGPFIKYGPTAVEASLAAGCHYTDTTGEQNWVMHAQENWGAQYQEKGLLLSPGIAHMYTTSEIAANICLEAPGLDSLDIVSMFNGFPTYASTQTIFHTLNSDWYYLSQNQYVEWDRNARFQVSLPGQHDTAIALPWGGMSHPVWFKDDPRVANCRAIGGVTDPSVMENAIATRTMIDEKIKSLPREEQDAALSEIASSVQAGMPPRENPRINKSIDSVHASGPLARAHVVIHGNCNYKQTGLLQAYTAYSLLRQPPRRAGFASACQAFGHRELFNVLRSFGLVLEPVVTVHS, encoded by the coding sequence ATGACTACGAAACCAGTTGTCGTATACGGCGCTTCCGGGTACACGGGCCGTCTCGTATGCGAGTACCTGCGCGAGTACAACATTCCCTTCGTTGCTGCCGGGCGCGATGCCAACCGGATAAAGGAAGCGCTTCTCCAGGTACCCGGCGTCGACAGCATCGAACACGACATCGTCGAGGTCGAACACACTCCAGCCGCGCTGACGGAGTTGTTTACCGGGGCCCGTGTTGTCTGCAACATGGTCGGCCCGTTCATCAAGTACGGACCCACAGCCGTCGAGGCATCCCTCGCGGCCGGATGCCACTACACCGACACCACCGGTGAGCAGAACTGGGTCATGCACGCTCAGGAGAACTGGGGCGCGCAGTACCAGGAGAAGGGCCTGCTGCTGTCCCCCGGCATCGCGCACATGTACACCACCAGCGAGATTGCCGCGAACATCTGCCTCGAGGCCCCCGGACTGGACTCGCTGGACATCGTGTCTATGTTCAACGGCTTCCCCACCTATGCCTCGACGCAGACGATCTTTCACACGCTGAACTCCGACTGGTACTACCTGTCGCAGAACCAGTATGTGGAATGGGACCGCAACGCGCGCTTCCAGGTGAGTTTGCCCGGTCAGCACGACACTGCCATCGCCCTGCCCTGGGGTGGGATGTCACATCCGGTGTGGTTCAAAGATGATCCGCGCGTCGCCAACTGCCGGGCGATCGGTGGGGTGACCGACCCGTCCGTGATGGAGAACGCCATCGCCACACGCACCATGATCGACGAGAAGATCAAGTCACTGCCTCGCGAAGAGCAAGACGCGGCATTGTCCGAGATCGCGTCATCGGTACAGGCGGGAATGCCTCCGCGGGAGAATCCGCGAATCAACAAGTCCATCGACTCGGTCCACGCTTCGGGTCCTTTGGCGCGGGCGCACGTAGTCATCCACGGAAACTGCAACTACAAGCAGACGGGGTTGCTGCAGGCATACACCGCTTATTCGCTGCTGCGGCAGCCGCCGCGGCGTGCAGGATTCGCATCTGCATGCCAGGCTTTCGGCCACCGTGAATTGTTCAACGTCCTACGTAGCTTCGGCCTCGTACTCGAGCCCGTTGTCACCGTGCACTCCTGA
- a CDS encoding FAD-dependent oxidoreductase: protein MSEDGPDLVVVGAGGGLVAALRAAERGLDVLVVEASEHFKRGNNTAMSTAMIPGAGSRWQREKGVEDSPQMFVDDVMRKTGGAADRRLAMALANVSAPLVEWLADHLKVRLDLVTDFSYPGHSQSRCHTVEGRHGAALLDHLFRSVTDEPKIDTLIPARLTDVSIDGHGAVNGVSVTMPNGKVESIPAPAVLLATNGYGANSELVSKYVPEIATARYHGSEYSAGDALTIGQRLGADSAFLDAYQGHAALSKKAATLVGWATVMHGGVILDLEGRRFGDETCGYSEYAALLAARPQSEGWVVFDQHIYEKCLTFTDFRQTVDSGAAVWAETAEDLARVTGLPESELAGELAALESYAHGPAADPHGRKSFEHALTAPYVAIKIVPALFHTQGGLVVDQCARVLKPNGLPIGGLFASGGAAMGISGHGAAGYLAGNGLLSALGLAYLAADAAADSL from the coding sequence ATGAGTGAGGACGGTCCCGATCTCGTCGTCGTAGGTGCAGGAGGCGGTCTTGTCGCAGCCCTGCGCGCCGCGGAGCGAGGACTCGACGTGTTGGTCGTCGAAGCAAGCGAGCACTTCAAGCGGGGGAACAACACCGCGATGTCGACCGCGATGATTCCCGGAGCCGGATCCAGATGGCAGCGGGAGAAGGGAGTCGAAGACTCACCCCAGATGTTCGTCGACGACGTCATGCGCAAGACCGGCGGAGCAGCTGACCGGCGTCTTGCGATGGCTCTGGCGAATGTCAGTGCACCGTTGGTGGAATGGTTGGCGGACCACTTGAAGGTGCGTCTCGACCTGGTGACCGACTTCTCGTACCCCGGGCACTCACAGTCGAGATGTCACACGGTGGAGGGCCGACACGGCGCCGCGTTGCTGGATCATCTGTTTCGATCCGTCACGGACGAACCGAAGATCGACACGTTGATCCCGGCAAGACTGACCGACGTATCGATTGACGGTCATGGTGCCGTGAACGGTGTGAGTGTGACTATGCCGAACGGCAAGGTCGAGTCGATTCCCGCACCGGCGGTCCTGTTGGCCACCAACGGCTACGGCGCCAACTCCGAACTGGTGTCGAAGTACGTCCCCGAGATCGCTACCGCCCGATACCACGGCAGCGAGTACTCGGCAGGTGACGCATTGACCATTGGGCAGCGCCTCGGAGCCGACTCCGCGTTTCTCGATGCCTACCAGGGGCATGCAGCACTGTCGAAGAAGGCGGCGACCCTGGTCGGTTGGGCGACCGTGATGCACGGCGGCGTAATCCTTGATCTGGAGGGACGACGATTCGGCGACGAGACCTGCGGGTACTCGGAGTACGCGGCTCTCCTGGCAGCGCGTCCGCAGTCCGAGGGCTGGGTCGTCTTTGATCAGCACATCTACGAGAAGTGTTTGACGTTCACCGATTTTCGTCAGACCGTTGACTCCGGTGCCGCGGTGTGGGCGGAAACTGCGGAAGACCTGGCAAGAGTCACAGGGCTCCCCGAGTCCGAACTGGCGGGGGAGTTGGCCGCCCTGGAATCCTATGCGCACGGCCCCGCGGCAGATCCACACGGACGCAAGTCGTTCGAACATGCGTTGACGGCCCCTTACGTGGCCATCAAGATCGTTCCCGCTCTCTTCCACACCCAAGGTGGGCTCGTCGTCGATCAGTGCGCGAGAGTGTTGAAGCCGAACGGCTTGCCGATCGGCGGACTGTTTGCGTCCGGCGGTGCCGCGATGGGCATCTCCGGTCACGGGGCCGCCGGGTATCTCGCAGGTAACGGTCTTCTCTCGGCTCTAGGTCTCGCCTATCTGGCTGCCGACGCCGCCGCCGATTCCCTATGA
- a CDS encoding TetR/AcrR family transcriptional regulator: MRKTLGGSPGRARKRPVDKFEDRRMQLADAALEALAEQGYARTGLRDIADRSNFTHGALHYYFHDKAELITYCVRRYKTRCLSRYDGLVRDSETARELRESFSSAVVSTMLEEASMQRLWYDIRTQAMFESALAMDVAELDQSIEDMIFRVVVRYSELSEREPTLNSALTYSLFDGLFMHAVMNHLAGKSNESDVRQGIEFLLDKVTRPI, from the coding sequence ATGAGGAAAACGCTGGGGGGATCGCCTGGTCGCGCTCGCAAGCGGCCGGTCGACAAGTTCGAGGATCGCCGCATGCAGCTTGCCGATGCCGCGCTCGAGGCCTTGGCGGAGCAAGGGTATGCGCGGACGGGTCTGCGCGACATCGCCGATAGGTCGAACTTCACGCACGGCGCGCTGCACTACTACTTTCACGACAAGGCGGAACTGATCACCTACTGCGTGAGGCGCTACAAGACCCGTTGCCTCTCGCGGTACGACGGACTCGTCCGCGACAGCGAGACCGCTCGAGAGTTGCGTGAGTCCTTCAGCAGCGCAGTCGTTTCGACGATGCTCGAGGAAGCCAGTATGCAGCGGCTGTGGTACGACATTCGAACCCAGGCAATGTTCGAGAGCGCCCTCGCCATGGATGTCGCCGAACTCGACCAGAGCATCGAGGACATGATCTTCAGAGTCGTGGTCCGATACAGCGAACTGAGCGAGCGCGAGCCGACGCTGAACTCCGCTCTCACGTATTCACTGTTCGACGGGCTCTTCATGCACGCGGTGATGAACCATCTTGCCGGCAAATCAAACGAGTCAGATGTCCGGCAGGGTATCGAATTCTTGCTGGACAAGGTGACACGTCCGATCTGA
- a CDS encoding CaiB/BaiF CoA transferase family protein, with protein MTAEQAATGPLCGVKVLDISTILAGPLVAQILGDFGADVIKVEHPSKPDGMRGHGLGKDGHPLWWTMVSRNKRTMTLDLGKKEGAELFRRLANEADVVVENFRPGTLERWGLGYETLSESNPGLILLRVTGFGQTGPYSRRPAFGTLVESMSGFAELTGPADGSPTLPAFGLADSLAGIAGSSAVSMALLHRTNNGGKGQVIDLDLLSPIMTAVGPGVIYADQLGIDQERTGNRSSNNSPRNLYRTADDHWLAISTSANSIAERVLVLVGHPEVIDEPWFATGRQRAAHADLLDKYVGEWIGERTREEVVDAFEKAGAAVAPVYKPSELLEDPQVNAIGMVTTVEDEDLGPVRMQNVMWRMTESPGNIRHTGRAHGADTDEVLAELGCSSDAIAALRHNGVV; from the coding sequence GTGACCGCCGAACAGGCCGCGACCGGCCCACTGTGCGGGGTGAAGGTGCTCGACATCTCGACGATCCTCGCGGGACCCTTGGTTGCGCAGATCCTCGGGGACTTCGGTGCGGACGTCATCAAAGTCGAGCACCCCTCCAAGCCTGATGGAATGCGTGGGCACGGGCTGGGCAAGGACGGTCACCCGCTCTGGTGGACCATGGTGAGCCGCAACAAGCGCACGATGACACTCGACCTCGGCAAGAAGGAAGGCGCCGAGCTGTTTCGGCGCCTCGCAAACGAAGCCGATGTCGTGGTCGAGAACTTCAGACCCGGCACGCTCGAGCGGTGGGGTCTCGGCTACGAGACGCTGTCGGAGTCGAATCCTGGTCTGATTTTGTTGCGAGTCACTGGATTCGGTCAAACCGGTCCGTACTCACGTCGCCCGGCCTTCGGCACGCTTGTCGAATCGATGAGCGGCTTCGCTGAGCTCACCGGCCCCGCCGACGGCTCACCCACGCTGCCTGCTTTCGGGCTGGCAGATTCGCTGGCGGGCATCGCTGGATCCTCGGCTGTGTCAATGGCCCTGTTGCACCGCACCAACAATGGGGGCAAGGGTCAGGTGATCGACCTGGACTTGTTGAGCCCCATCATGACGGCGGTGGGACCGGGCGTCATCTATGCGGATCAGTTGGGTATCGATCAGGAGCGCACGGGCAACCGCTCGAGCAACAACTCACCCCGAAATCTGTACAGGACCGCAGACGATCACTGGTTGGCGATCTCGACGAGCGCGAACTCGATTGCCGAGCGAGTGCTGGTGTTGGTTGGCCATCCCGAGGTGATCGACGAGCCTTGGTTCGCGACGGGAAGGCAGCGCGCTGCTCACGCTGATCTCCTCGACAAGTACGTCGGTGAGTGGATCGGCGAGCGCACGCGCGAGGAGGTCGTCGACGCGTTCGAGAAGGCTGGAGCCGCGGTGGCCCCGGTGTACAAGCCGAGTGAACTGCTCGAGGATCCGCAGGTCAACGCAATCGGGATGGTGACCACCGTCGAGGACGAAGACCTAGGTCCGGTTCGCATGCAGAACGTGATGTGGCGAATGACGGAGAGCCCCGGGAATATCCGACACACCGGGCGTGCGCACGGAGCGGATACCGACGAGGTGCTCGCGGAACTCGGCTGCAGCAGCGACGCCATCGCCGCGCTTCGTCACAATGGGGTGGTCTGA
- a CDS encoding branched-chain amino acid ABC transporter permease — translation MISTVEAPAPVVQEDRLRDTWLRRQLVALVVGFAAVAVLPLFLGDQAQTVVVRTLIFAIMAVGWNIMSGIGGMFSFGHAAFFGIGAYTCAYLLADHGISPWISMVVGAVIAAVVGTLIAYACLRYRLAGAYFALATFAFAQLFLLLVQNLEVFNKTEGFNVPILSHDSWAMLQFKLGSPIYIWIPLTILALAVLGTIFYVRSRAGQFVRAVRDDETAAASLGINALKYRLIAVAASCALTAVAGVYYTQYYFYVGPEQAFGAAVSVEAIVPAVIGGIGTIWGPVIGAAVIGPLSELINDLLRSPPPFLEFLQGASGLDVIVYSVILIAIVIFLPKGIFGSIRERFRR, via the coding sequence ATGATCTCCACGGTAGAGGCACCGGCTCCGGTGGTGCAGGAAGATCGGCTGAGAGATACATGGCTGCGACGCCAACTAGTTGCTCTCGTAGTCGGTTTCGCGGCCGTTGCTGTTCTTCCGCTGTTTCTCGGTGATCAAGCACAGACCGTGGTTGTTCGAACGCTGATCTTCGCGATCATGGCGGTCGGCTGGAACATCATGAGCGGGATCGGCGGCATGTTCAGCTTCGGCCACGCAGCGTTCTTCGGCATCGGAGCCTACACATGCGCGTATCTGCTGGCGGATCATGGTATTTCACCCTGGATCTCGATGGTGGTTGGGGCAGTCATCGCCGCCGTTGTCGGAACCCTGATCGCCTATGCGTGCCTGCGGTACAGGCTCGCCGGGGCGTACTTCGCGTTGGCTACTTTCGCCTTCGCGCAATTGTTCTTGCTTCTGGTGCAGAACCTGGAAGTCTTCAACAAGACCGAGGGTTTCAATGTTCCCATTCTGTCGCATGACTCGTGGGCGATGTTGCAGTTCAAGCTGGGAAGCCCTATCTACATCTGGATACCGCTGACCATCCTTGCGCTCGCCGTGCTCGGCACCATCTTCTATGTGCGTTCACGCGCCGGCCAGTTCGTTCGGGCGGTGCGTGACGACGAGACAGCCGCGGCGTCCCTCGGCATCAACGCGTTGAAGTACCGACTCATCGCAGTGGCGGCAAGTTGTGCGCTCACCGCCGTAGCCGGTGTGTACTACACGCAGTACTACTTCTATGTGGGACCGGAGCAGGCGTTCGGCGCAGCGGTCTCGGTCGAGGCCATAGTTCCCGCCGTTATCGGAGGCATCGGCACCATCTGGGGTCCGGTCATCGGTGCGGCCGTCATCGGTCCGCTGTCCGAACTGATCAACGACCTGCTGCGCAGCCCCCCACCCTTCCTCGAATTCCTGCAAGGGGCCAGTGGCCTCGACGTCATCGTCTACTCGGTGATCCTGATTGCCATCGTCATCTTTCTGCCAAAGGGAATCTTCGGCAGTATCCGGGAGAGGTTCCGTCGATGA
- a CDS encoding ABC transporter ATP-binding protein: protein MSLLSIEGLSKSFSGIHAVRDVTLEVPEREFLGIIGPNGAGKTTLFSLLSGEQPPTEGRVTFDGTDITGWPASKIAKAGLVRTFQLMRPFESMTVLENVTIAALSRHHRRKDARRHALEVLDRVQLSDQADGVISTMSTASLKRLELARALAMEPRVILLDEVLAGLVPAERAPMIELLRTLPEAGLTVLFVEHIMAAIMALSERLVVMHEGAVLTAGDPRTVVQDRRVVEAYLGEEAS, encoded by the coding sequence ATGAGCCTGCTGAGCATCGAGGGCCTGAGCAAGTCGTTCTCGGGGATACACGCGGTACGTGATGTCACCCTCGAAGTCCCCGAACGTGAGTTCCTCGGCATCATCGGGCCGAACGGTGCGGGCAAGACCACGCTCTTCTCTTTGTTGTCGGGTGAGCAGCCGCCTACCGAGGGTCGGGTCACCTTCGACGGCACCGACATCACGGGGTGGCCCGCCAGCAAGATTGCGAAAGCCGGACTGGTCCGCACCTTTCAACTCATGCGACCGTTCGAGTCGATGACGGTGCTCGAGAACGTCACCATCGCCGCGCTCTCGAGGCATCACAGGCGCAAGGATGCGCGACGTCACGCGCTAGAGGTACTCGACCGAGTGCAGCTCTCCGATCAGGCCGACGGCGTGATCTCGACGATGTCGACGGCGAGCCTGAAACGACTCGAGCTCGCCCGCGCCTTGGCGATGGAACCGAGGGTGATCCTGCTCGATGAGGTACTCGCCGGGTTGGTACCGGCTGAACGCGCACCGATGATCGAACTATTGCGCACACTGCCCGAAGCGGGACTGACGGTCCTGTTCGTCGAACACATCATGGCCGCGATCATGGCGCTGTCCGAACGCTTGGTCGTCATGCACGAAGGTGCGGTGCTCACCGCCGGGGATCCGCGCACCGTGGTCCAGGACCGTCGGGTCGTGGAGGCCTACCTCGGCGAGGAGGCGTCATGA